The region cttatttacctgacagggcacacctatgaagtgaaaaccatttcaggtgactacctcttgaagctcatcaagaaaatgcagagtgtgtgcaaagcagtaatcacagcaacaggttgctactttgaagaaactagaatataaggggtattttcagttgttttacacttttttgtttagtgcatatttccacatgtgttattcatagttttgatgccttcagtgtgaatctacaatgtcaataatcatgaaaataaaggaaactcattgaattaaaaggtgtgtccaaacttttggtctgtactgtatatataaaaaaagaaaagctgatcAAATTTAGATCTACTCCACTTGCGTTAATCTCTGGAATAGAAATCAGAAATTTGCCTCCACTTTCGATATTAACGTAGAAAAGGTAGAACTGGATTTTGCCATCATTTTGTCTTCTGCCTCATGTGTTGTTATATAATTGTATCTTTTAGATCAGAGACGGACGCTGGCATCAGACCCACTTCATCTTCCAGAGCCAAGACCCAACTTTGCTTCCCATCATAGATGTGCACAATTTGCCAACTGCAGAGCCCGGTGCGCGGTTTCACCTCGAGGTCGGACCTGTTTGCTTCCTGTAGCGCCGACTCTGAACACTTCACAAAGGAGCGACTGCATTAAAGCTTTGAAACGGAGGAAGAACATCAAAGATTTTGTACTTTCGAAAACAACGAAGCCCTCCACCCTACCTATGAAAAATGCTTggactgcaaaataaaaacaagacaaaaacaacagcagggACACTATAAAAAGACAGCTCATTGAAATTGCAGAGATAAAACTTCTGGCCCAACTGAAAACAAAGACTTGGTTGTGTGATACAAGAGCCGGTTGCTTCCTTCGGAAAAATTAGATGAGCATCTTAAACTTGTCATCTCTGAAACcttgttgtatatttttattcatggtCTGACGAACCGTTCTGCAAAAAATTGTACAGAAATATGGAAATTATACATCTTGAAATGAAACTATTTATAGATGTAAATGTACTCTGTACTGTGTTGAAGTGCAATTACTATAGTTTGCAACGTGTAGGGATATACAGTCATATCACCCATTCAGGTATCCAATGTTACTCCAGGTGTTTCTGCGTGAGCCTCAATTAGCAGCTCGGTGATGAGTGTTTGTGCAGGTATGTTCACAGTGTTGTGTGGCACTTTTAGTGCAAACGTGGAGCAAAGATGTCAAAAATGCTACCTCGCTCTGCACCGCTCAACTCGACGCAAACTGAAGCCACGACCTGATCTAATCTGGGACAACATAGAGGTGACACCTGGTGCTGAAGCTGTGCACACTCTGGGGATAAACTCTTGTCAGCGCTCATCCGAGCTATCTCTATGCTTTAAAAGGGAAGAATGTAaagtatacacacacacacacaatttctTGACGTATCATCTTGACAGTTTAacgattatttgaataattttcaaCACCTTAAGTTAAGTTTTTCTTGTCAAAATGTAAGTTTATTATCTGCAACCATTTAGTatcaataatttctatttaaaacttatttaaatattcattagctCACCACCTCAGAAGCAGGTACCAGCGCTTTAAAGGTTATTTAAGATGCAACAAATATGATTGGTCTCACCAGTCTGTGAACTCAGAGGATTTCTAACATGACAGAATACAATGTAAATAACAGTTTTTGTTGTGtgaacaatctttttttttaatgctgaataaagttttaatgaCTCCACAGGTAATTGAGATAAAGTGTGAAACTCTTTAGAAACAGCTTTTATATAATACATGTTTTAACAagatcaaataatttaaatttcaaagaATATGAAAAACACAACTCAATGATCCTCACAGTGTTAAATATCCAAGTTTACATGAAGTTGTAAACTTGCATAGTAAAAACGtttgagtaaatatttaaaagaatacAATGAGTACGCTATATAGCACTcattttcctatttttaatGAGCCAACTGtatgaaaaacaaagtcataaagCCCTATTGACATGTCAGCTGCGTATGTTAGatttacaatacattttttaatgctATACCTTTAACATATTAACTGACAAAATGTTATTACATCCAACAATATTacactttattacattttagttgGCCAAAATGGTTACATTTGCAAACATTAAATGACTAAATTACTATAATACGTCTACTTTTCCTTCCTATCTTCtgtgataaaacaaacaaaccaacaaaaaactcACTGAGACACTTTACTCAAAATGCCTTTATTCTCAGGCTTTTGCATGTTAACATCCCTCATCGTGGGCACATGGCATGGCGACCCCCATCAATTGGTAGGTTCACTCCAGTGATGAAGCTGGCAGCGTCGGACGCCAGGAAGGCAATGCTGTGCGCCACCTCTTCCACCTCACCCGGCCGGCCAAGTGCGTGCGTCTGTTTGCACTTTTCAAGAAACTGCGGATGGAAAGTCAACAAGGATGTTTGGATGTGTGAAGAGTGTTGGGCAAATTTATGTAACAATGAAATCCAATTCAGACTGTAACagctaatatttttaataatcaagtATTTGTTAGAACGTATAATAAATGAAGCATGAATAAACTGCAATTGGTACCGATAAATGGACTGTTACGAGCCCTAATATTTAATCAAACAACTGACCAATTCCATTCATTGCTTTTTATGATCTTGTGACTTGAGCCGGTCAGGAAAAGAAGTGTTACAACTACTCACTGTTTTACACAGCTTTCCTTTATTTACATCACAGtataataaatctgttttaacaGTGGTGTGCTTGCAGGCCAATTTACACAGATTGCAATTTgaaatttgtttcaaaaaagCCTACATCAGGTAAAACAGACACCAAGAACATAAAAGGATGTCTGTTTAAAAGTCCCTCATGCAAAATAGACTCAGTTCGACCagcatttgttgttttattacctGGGTATACTGGTCCTCATCCAGCCCAGCTCTTCTGTGGACATCTGTGATAATCACTCCAGGACTAAagagattaaaaacacaaatacagaatAAACATCTTATAATATAGAACGGACTATTTAGTTCTGTGAAAgtaataatttcagaaaaagaaacagtaaGAGCTTCTAGTCACGTACCAGACAGAGTTTACTCTGACTTGCTTCGATGCCAGCTCTACAGGTAAAATGAAGCAGTCATATAATGCTCAGTACATGTAAGTGCAATGCAGTCCTttctattaaaaacaatatttatcttACCAAGAGCTATACAACGTGTAAACTGGTCAATGGCGGATTTGGACATGCAGTAAGCCAACACACCAGGGAACTGAAAAGAAGACACATCTCAATTTTTacgtttaaaacaaaacatatgatGCACATGCTttacagtgtttccattaacggTTTGCATCCCGATGGATGAACTTATCAATCCCTCCACTGGAAAATGTATGTATCACAGcagcacaaaacaaaactgcaaactGCAATAAATAACTCACAATGGCAAtcaaatcacacaaaaaatctaatttcagtagaaaacaatataaaatataaggaTAACTAGAAGCTATACACCATGTAAAAAATTGTTGATTAAGAAGGATACCCACAGATCTCTGTCCATTCACACTGGAAACACTGACGATGGAGCCTTTGGTCCTGATCAGGTGGGGTACACAGAGCTGAGTCAGGTGGTAGACCGATCTGATCAGGGAAACAGAAAAGATATAGTCCCGGAAAAATCAGCTTAAGAATCAAATATGAAGTCACCATCATCTAAAAGTGGGTAAAAAAGGACAGATTCCTTGTCAGCAAGGGTATTATTATTGCTGAAGGGAAAATAATCCCACATCTGTGACTGGATTCAGTAGTGTGATAACAGCAATATCACACCTGCCCACAAACATTCACACGATTTGTGTCAGACGGctttttgctgctgctgagatctgatgtttgtgttgaattaatGCTGTTTGGAAATCTGTGGgcaaaggaaatgtttttttttatgacatgcTGTTTTCTTTCAATGTTCACCTTCATTTAACACACAAATTGAATTGATGTTCTAGAAAGTGTGATAAATGAGacaagagagagaaaacacatGAAATGTTACTCCAAAGGTCTCTTTGTCCTTCATTTCAGTTCAtcttagtttatttatatagaactCATTCACAACGACAATTGTctcaaactaaaacatttgtagtttttatatAGAAATATGGATTCAAAcaggaatacaaaaaaaaacaaaacaaagaatcaCTGGCCCTGGAGTACTTTCTACGTTAAAGGACAAACAAGTTCAAGTGTTTTATCTATACAGAAAACAGATTAAGTGACAGTCAGCAATAGTTCAGGTCCTATTGTCGAATGGTGTCACAGCTAAAAAGAAATGCTGTGGATGATATAATATGCTATATAGCGggaaagcaaagcagaaaagtAACAGAAGCTATTACCTCAAATAATGAGCaattggagagtagtaggaaAAGGTAGTacagtgagaaaataaatgtgcaataaaaaattgattttcttAATACAGTGGGTAcatcatcaaacacattttcaagaCAAAGTTCACAATACATTTGAATAATAGCAGTTCTTCAcctttgaataaataaacacatgtaAGACTGAAAAGGCTGTTTCATGGTGGGAAAAACAATCATAAcagggttttttcttttttataaagtcACAGATGCCACAATTATCACTGCCTCTAACAGCCTCTAAAAATAAACGTaattaaatcattattattattattattatctatactttaaatgtttcagctgattagattattttaattagtaATCCAAGACTGTTTTTATCTGGGgtataaatataaaactacaGAGACCTCATTTCTTAGACTCTGTCCACCAGGTGCATGAGTGTCATGTTTATCCTGTCACCATGTACAACACGGAAGATGTTGAGAGGTTAAGAAAAATCTCTAATGTTGACATTGAACTGCAGAAAAGA is a window of Xiphophorus hellerii strain 12219 chromosome 12, Xiphophorus_hellerii-4.1, whole genome shotgun sequence DNA encoding:
- the LOC116729912 gene encoding 3-oxoacyl-[acyl-carrier-protein] reductase FabG, whose protein sequence is MASEDAFKVSSLRGKVSLITGASSGIGAGTSVLFAKLGALLALNGRDVQNLQKVAKQCVECGAAQPLLVPGDLTDEDTVRKTVEQTISRFGRLDVLVNSAGILAMGSIETSDLAQYDKVMNVNVRSVYHLTQLCVPHLIRTKGSIVSVSSVNGQRSFPGVLAYCMSKSAIDQFTRCIALELASKQVRVNSVCPGVIITDVHRRAGLDEDQYTQFLEKCKQTHALGRPGEVEEVAHSIAFLASDAASFITGVNLPIDGGRHAMCPR